The segment TTATGGAATCTGCTCTGCAGGTTCTGTCCAGGGTAGAAGAAAAATTCGGATTTAAAATGGAGCTGACCCATGGACTCATCGGCGGATGTGCCTATGACGCGACAGGATCTCCTCTACCTGCTGAAACAAAAACAATCTGCAAAAACGCGGATGCCGTCTTATTGGGCAGCATCGGAGGCCCCCAATGGGATGGTCTTCCTCCAGAAAAAACTCCTGAACTGGGGGGGCTTCTGGCTCTGCGGAAAATGCTAAAACTCTATGCCAATCTCAGACCGGCTGTTATCTATGAAGAATTGAAATCCATGAGTCCTCTTTCTGAAAGAGTTCTGCGGGATAAGGTGGATATCCTTACCGTTCGGGAACTGGCCCATGGTATTTACTTCGGTGAACCCAAAGAATTGACCGACACCATGGGACTGGATACCATGGTCTACACGTCTGATCAGGTCGAAAAGATTGCCCGCCAGGGATTCATAGCCGCCCGGAAACGGAAAAAGAAGCTCTGCTCCGTGGACAAGGCTAATGTACTGTCCAGTTCAAAACTCTGGAGGCGGGTTGTGACCGAACTGGCTCACGAATATCCCGATGTGGAGCTGAGCCATATGTACGTGGACAATGCG is part of the Oceanispirochaeta sp. genome and harbors:
- the leuB gene encoding 3-isopropylmalate dehydrogenase: MSYKVAVLPGDGIGPEVMESALQVLSRVEEKFGFKMELTHGLIGGCAYDATGSPLPAETKTICKNADAVLLGSIGGPQWDGLPPEKTPELGGLLALRKMLKLYANLRPAVIYEELKSMSPLSERVLRDKVDILTVRELAHGIYFGEPKELTDTMGLDTMVYTSDQVEKIARQGFIAARKRKKKLCSVDKANVLSSSKLWRRVVTELAHEYPDVELSHMYVDNAAMQLMLNPLQFDVIVTSNLFGDILSDESAAICGSLGMLPSASLGEEISLFEPSGGSAPDIAGKGIANPIAQILSLAMMLEYSFDLNDAAAAIRNAVDACVKGGIRTGDILGPGMKAVSTKEMTDAIISRI